The proteins below come from a single Fodinicola acaciae genomic window:
- a CDS encoding DUF4233 domain-containing protein has product MTDPDQPPTQSDSDCKDSSTVDNPPPTSGLRNPAAAARGVGAATLLLEALVLLLALVPLVKLSGRVSGAQIGILLGLVALCVLTCAVLKRAWGWHVGTVIQVAVMATGFFNWALLVLGVVFLAIWLYVLHVRRTLTRPARFTH; this is encoded by the coding sequence ATGACCGACCCGGACCAGCCGCCGACGCAATCGGATTCCGATTGTAAAGACTCGTCTACTGTAGACAATCCACCGCCGACCTCCGGCCTGCGCAACCCGGCGGCCGCCGCGCGCGGTGTGGGTGCGGCGACGCTGCTGCTGGAAGCGCTGGTGCTGCTGCTCGCGCTCGTACCGCTGGTGAAGCTCTCCGGCCGCGTCTCCGGCGCGCAGATCGGCATCCTGCTCGGCCTGGTCGCGCTGTGCGTGCTGACCTGCGCGGTGCTCAAGCGCGCGTGGGGCTGGCATGTCGGCACGGTCATCCAGGTCGCGGTGATGGCGACCGGCTTCTTCAACTGGGCGCTGTTGGTGCTCGGCGTGGTGTTCCTGGCGATCTGGCTTTACGTCCTCCACGTGCGTCGCACGCTCACCCGGCCGGCCCGTTTCACGCACTGA